The Oxyura jamaicensis isolate SHBP4307 breed ruddy duck chromosome 3, BPBGC_Ojam_1.0, whole genome shotgun sequence genome segment CCTGTAGCTGTTCCTTGCTCTGAAAATTAGTAGTTTATTACAGCGACCTTTGTAACAGcaatgaaaattgaaaagtaTCACCAGATTCACTGATTAAACAAGTTTTTTGAAAGCCTCTATATACAGAGAACACTTGGCATTTGTCTGCCTAAAAAGGCATCTACATTTATTAGTGCTGCTTACCAGACCTACTGGCTTTCCTGTTGCCTGTCTTAATACACTTATTTTGGTAGAAGTATTGACTCAATAGTACTGTAAATACAAAGGCACCTCCACCACACTTTTAAAGTTTCTCCCCTCTAATATAATACCACCTCCCCATGATTTGGAGGACTTAATTTTGAAGTCAGGGACAGCAGATTACTCATAACCAAGATCAAGAAGTGTTTTGCCTTGATTGCCAGTATGCCAGGgttcccctccactccccccacccccaaaacacATCAACTGAAACTCATTACAAAGATTCCCAAAAGGggaattgtttaaaaatttgGGTATCTATATCTAAAAGCCGCTTCAAATGTTATGGCTCCAACTATACACCCCACTGTGAGGTAGGTAGCCaagataaaaatactgtaacaaATACTTTAACAGCTGGAAACTCCCTATAAAAACCTTGCATAAGTAGTTTGGTTCCTTGCACCAGTGTCCTGATAGGCAAAACTTTTTATGACGATGCCTAATGGAAACCAACTTCACCGAGCTCTTGCCGAGTAGCATCTCATATACTCTGTCATCCAGGGGTTGTCTGGTGGGGGAGGTTTTATCCGGCAagctttctctgtttctgctgaCCGTACTCGCCTCTGAGAAAACTTCCTTTTCTCCACTTGTCTCCTGTTCTTTGCTCGTAGAGCAGATTCATGAATCTGGAAGACCAGAGTTAGCATTACAAGCAGGAAAACAGACTAGGAACGCCCCAGGAAAGCCAAGGGTCACTTGCTATTTATCCCAACCCCCATTCTGAAGAAACAGGGTTTGCTAGGAATATTAAATTTTCTAGTGTAATTTGCACCACTAATAAAAGAGAAGCACAGAacttttccataaagaaatgCTACAAATTCTATTCTGCAATATTTCCCCCACTTCATGGTGGGAAAGATAGCaaaaatttttaatgtttctcttaAGATTAactctgacatttttaaaaccttgttTCTCTTATTTCTACCATAGAAAAATCTTAATTATCCTTCAGTATGCATCCCTTAAAATCTAGGCCTAGTAGTAACATCAATCCTAAGAGACTGCTCACTAGATAACAAAGAACTTCTTGgtctttaaatagaaaaaccTATGTCCTGATGCATGTTCAGATTATCATTTTCACCAAATTTGGTCTTAATAGCCAACTGTGTTTGCCTGCCTTTATTTCCAGACTTAAAGATCTCATCTCGAGGAGAGTAACAGAGTAGCAACTTTGAAACATCCAAGAAAAGTGACCTAGGCAGGCAGTAAGCAATCCCTCCTTACAGAGGCATCCCTGGTGACAGAGCACTACCACAGCTTACATAATTTGAAGTGTTTCAGAGGAATCCTGTCATTCACTACAAACCAGAGACCCTTAACGGTTCTTTAACTTTGTTTCTAGACTGAGAAATGTTAAGTCTTTCAAGGTATCAATCTCTCTACTCAAGATAGGTATTAACATCTATTGGGCTTCAACAAAGCACCAGTCAGCCACTTCCACCACTGATGCAAGCTTATCAATCCAGTAACAGCACCCATTATCAGGATAGGCAGCTTCTTCCAAAAGCTGCAGGTCCCATTCCTCATTTCGTTAAGAGGTCAGCTGcccaggaaggagaaaacaatgCCTCAAACCCCTTCCAAAACAGCCCGCTGGAAGTCAGCTGTACCTCACACATCAAGAGCACGTCCACCACATTAATTCTCAGATACCTTGGCTCAGGGATTCAGACTCATAGATTCAGATCCCAGCTTTGGGATGCCTGGTGCTAactgcctgctgcttttctcctgttttcatgAAGTTCAGAATACAGCAATACACTTATAACCGCCAGTTTTGCTGGCAGCACTGTAACAGCCAAAAACAAGATAGCCAGGCATTAATCAGAACTTCCAAGTATTGTTCAAAACAGGTTAGCAGTTAAAAGCCATTGGAGTCTGACATGCCAAACATATTTTGGTTTACTGCTGTaacttttcctttaatattaaTGGCAATACCATACTGACAGTCCTATCTACAGCGACGTACACTCTCTCAACGgctttcctctgcttctccccTCCACACCTAACCCAAGTTCTTGACCACCATACAGAAGTGTTAACTCTAGTGAGGAAAGCATTAGCAAGGACCACAGATTACAGCTCTGTCCACAAGTGCACCCTACAGAAAGTGTAGGTATTTGGCTGTGACCAGTATGAAAGTGCATAACCAGCATTCAGGATAGAAGTGGCTTCAATCATAGCTTGTCATACTTGCATTTATTCATCTGATGCCTGACATTTTTCCTGTGACACTGCTCATCAGTTTAGGGACGTGGGTTCCTACCTGGTGGGAACTGAGTTTTCTGTGGGTAGGAGGGCTCTAAGCCTCCCGAAAGGTTTGTGCATTCAGGTTTCCTCTGTATGCTTGCCACACTAGAGGCTCACAGGTACAGCTACTGCTGCATTTTGATGAAGAAAGTACCAAAACCACTTTCTTCAAAAAGCTGGTTTTGGTATCACCCAAGCTGGACTCTGCAGACTCCACTGGATAATGTAGAAAACTGGCTGTCTTTATGAAACGGGGTTTGGCAACACATAGAAAGACTCTGCAGCAAGTAGACCTAGGCatccaaacacatttttgttctttgacaGCCTTTTTGCAGAAATACCCTACTGCCCAGAAGGACTAACCTGACAAAACTCTGCTCATACACAACTCCAATCACAGCCAAACCTGGAGGGATGACACCAGTtctgaaaggaagcaaagaaagccCCTAACTTCACTCCTGCATAACATAGCATAGCCACAGCAAGACAGTACTTACAAGACAGTACCATCCACAACAAAACAGAGGCTGTTGAAGTCCTCAGTTTCCCAAGCAATCACAAGCATCCTTGGAAGTTTTACCTAGATATTAGCTACATGCCTTTTCTAGGCACTAAGTCGTCAGTTCTCACTTAAACAGAAGCTTTTACTTACTTCATTCACTGAAGCAGAAGCACAGACATTGTGAGTTTTCTGGCTTCCAGTATCTGTCTGTTTCTCTCCCCACCCATACAGAGCAAATGGATGTTTATTCTCCTTTGGTGCGTCAGTCTTTTGAGGACTTTTGGCTGATCTTCGATCATTACGACTGGACAAGGCACTTCGGCTTGGACGTCGTCCTGCACGGCTGGTTTTATCTGCTTCCTTTGTGGAAGTGTGTTCTACagttttttcttgctc includes the following:
- the CCSAP gene encoding centriole, cilia and spindle-associated protein, which translates into the protein MVVPARRVKTEYMKRFTEPQWDACGACYLELLRYRLSRRLLEQAHRPWLWDGWEQGGSGGGSSASTAGSPSPPPAAGSPPPPAHDEEAGGEAGRDGTGRKKEREDQEKHQKEEQEKTVEHTSTKEADKTSRAGRRPSRSALSSRNDRRSAKSPQKTDAPKENKHPFALYGWGEKQTDTGSQKTHNVCASASVNEIHESALRAKNRRQVEKRKFSQRRVRSAETEKACRIKPPPPDNPWMTEYMRCYSARAR